The DNA region CGTCAGCTTCTCGTGGTCGATGCCGAGCAGATGCAGCATCGTCGCGTGCAGGTCGTGTACCTCGACGGGATCCTTCGTGATGTTGTACCCGAGCTCGTCGGTCTCGCCGTAGGTGATGCCTGGCTTGATGCCGCCGCCGGCCATCCACATCGTGAAGGCGCGCGGGTGGTGGTCGCGGCCGAGGAACTTCGAGCCGTTGCGGGCCTCGTTCATCGGCGTGCGGCCGAACTCGCCGCCCCACACCACGAGCGTCGTGTCGAGCAGTCCGCGCTGCTTCAGGTCCTTTACGAGCGCCGCGGCCGCCTGGTCGGTCTGGCGGCACATGTGCGGCAGCTTCTCGATCACGTCGTCGCCGAAGCTGGCGCCGTGGGTATCCCAGCCGCGGTGATACAGCTGCACGAAGCGGACGCCGCGCTCCACCAGCCGGCGGGCCAGCAGGCAGTTGTTGGCAAACGAGGTCTGCCCCGGCTGCGTGCCGTAGAGGTCGTGCACCGCCTGCGGCTCGTCGCTGATGTCGGTCAGCTCGGGGACGCTGGTCTGCATCCGGTAGGCGAGCTCGTACGCGTTGATGCGCGTCTCGATCTCCGGATCGCCGACGCTGGCCTGCCGCATGCCGTTCAGGTCCTTGAGTGCGTCGAGCGACGCACGACGCAACTGCGCGTCGACGCCCGCGGGATTGGAGACGAACAGCACGGGATCGGCCCCGCTGCGGAACTCCACGCCCTGGTGCGTGGTCGGGAGGAAGCCCGACCCCCAGCACGACTTGCCCCCGTCCGGGTTGTTCTCGCCGGAGATCAGCACGACGAAGGCGGGCAGGTCCTTCGAGTCCGAGCCCAGCCCGTACGACAGCCACGACCCCATGCTCGGGCGCCCGATCACCTGGTGGCCCGTGTTCATGAAGATCTGCGCCGGTGCGTGGTTGAACTGCGTCGTCGACATCGACTTGACGATGGCGATGTCGTCCGCGATGGTGCCGAGGTGCGGCAGCAGGTCCGAGATCTCCTGGCCCGACTGGCCGTGGCGCCTGAATTCGTACGGCGAGCCGAGGAGGCGGGGCGTGCCCTTGATGAACGCGAACCGCTCGCCCTTGACGATCTCGGCCGGAATCTCCTGCCCGTCGTACTTGCGCAGGGCCGGCTTGTTGTCGAACAGGTCGAGCTGCGACGGCGCGCCGGCCATGAACAGGAAGATCACCTGCTTGGCCTTCGGGGCGACGGCCGGAGCCACCTGCCGCGCCGCCTGCGCGAACAACTGCTCCTGCATGAGCGAGGCGAGCGCCGCCCCGCCGATGCCGAACCCGGTTGCCTGGCGGAAGAAGTGGCGTCGTGTGACTGCCTTCAGTTCGTTCATCGTCGTTCTCGATCACGGCCGGCTCGGCCTTTCGACTGCGCTCAAGCCGCCCCTGCCGTCCGTAAGCCGTAAGCCCTGAGCCTGTCCTTGTGAGCCCTGAGCCTTGAGCCCTGAGCCTGCCCCTATCCCTTGGTCATCGTCTCGTCCAGGTTCAGCAGCACGTTGCCGACCATCGTCCAGGCGGCCAGGTCCAGTTGATCGGGCGTGAGCGCGGTGCCGGCCTTCAGGCCGAGCGCCTCGATCGCTTCCCCGGGGACCTTCGCGTAGCGCGTGCGTGCCTGGGCATGGAAGGTCCGCAGCCGCGCCAGTTCCTGCGCGGTCGGCAGCCGACTCGTGACCAGGCGGAAGCCGAGCGTCAGTCGGGCGTCGACGGTGGCCGGTGAGGCCTCGGCGCGCATGCGGGTGGCCAGGGCGCGGGCGTACTCGAAAAAGCCGGTGTCGTTGAGCGTCGCGAGCGCCTGCAGCGGCGTGTTGGTGCGCACGCGGCGCACGGTGCAGAACTCCCGGCTGGTGCCGTCGAAGGTCGTGAACATCGGGAACGGCGCGGTGCGGCGATGGAACGTGTAGAGGCTGCGGCGGACCCGATTCTCCCCGGTGCTCTCGATCCAGCGCGAGTTGTCGTACGGGTTGTCCCAGATGTTGGGCGGCTGCGGCGGGAACACGCTCGGCCCCCCGATCTTCGTGCTGAGCTGCCCGCTCGCGGCCAGGGCCACGTCGCGCACCATCTCTGCCTCCATGCGGAAGCGGGGCCCACGCGCGAGCAGCCGGTTGTACGGGTCGCGGGCCTGCAGCGCCGGCGCCACCGTCGAGTCCTGCCTGTACGTCGAGGAGAGCACCAGCGTCCGCAGCAGTCGCTTGACGCTCCAGCCCTGATCCATGAAGTCGACGCCCAGCCAGTCCAGCAACTCGGGATGTGAGGGCGGCGCGCCCATCGTGCCGAAGTCCTCGCTGGTATCGACGAGGCCGCGCCCGAACAGCGCTTCCCAGTACCGGTTCACCGCGACGCGCGCGGTGAGCGGGTTGTCGCGCCGCACCAGCCAGCGGGCCAGGCCGAGCCGATTGGGCGGCAGGTCGTCGCCGAGCGGCGGCAGCGAAGAGGGCGTGTTGGCATGGACGCGCTCGCCCCGCGCCGTGAACGCCCCGCGTTCACGAAAGTCGATGGCGGGCCGCTCGAACGTCGGCTTCTCCTCCATCACGAGCGCAGTGGGAAGCTTCAGGTCGTCGAGCGCCTTCTTCAGGCGCGCGACCTCCTTGCGCTCCGCCTCGAACAGGTCCGACTGCTCCCTGAACTGCGTCGCCAGGTCCCTGGCCTGCGCTGCCGTGCGGGCCGACAGCGGCACGTCGAGCACCGCGCGCGTGCGGGCGCTGACGCCTACCGCCAGCAACGGGTCTTTGGCCGTCGTCGTCGACACCCGGAAGCGCCCCAGCCCCTGGCCCAGCGTACCGTCCTCGTGGCCGAGGACGACGGTCAGCACGGTGCCGCCGGGATGGCCGATCGGCGCCCTGGGAACCAGCACCAACTGGAAGGGCACGCGCCATCCCTCGCGCACCGCGTCGACCACCCACGCATTGCCGAGGCGCGCGTAGGCCTTGGGCGTGGCGACCGTGAGCCCCAGCAGGTCGCCGCGCGACACGTTGCCGTCGGCCTTGACCGCCGTGAACGCGACAGGCGTCCGCTTCGTGGGGTCGGACGCGGGGGCGGCCAACACCTGCACGTTGGTCAGCCGGAAGTGGCCGTAGGGATCCCGTCCCGGGCCCTGCTTGGGCAGCGACGGGTCGAGCAGCGCCTCGACGCGGACGCCCGTGACGCCGGTGGCGTCGGTCGTCGCCTGGATTGTGTAGGTGGTGTTCGGGGGATTGGGACCGCTGGCGAGCACGCTGCCGTCGTCCTTCACGGTCAGCACGGTGCCGTTGGTCGCCGCCGCGTGGCTCGGCATCAGCGCCGCCCAGGCCTTGCCGGCATCGCGCACCTCCGCCTCCCAGCGGGCCTGCGCGCTGGCGCGTTCGGCGGTGTTGGTCGCGAGCGCCTCCTCGGCGGCCT from Luteitalea sp. TBR-22 includes:
- a CDS encoding DUF1501 domain-containing protein — its product is MNELKAVTRRHFFRQATGFGIGGAALASLMQEQLFAQAARQVAPAVAPKAKQVIFLFMAGAPSQLDLFDNKPALRKYDGQEIPAEIVKGERFAFIKGTPRLLGSPYEFRRHGQSGQEISDLLPHLGTIADDIAIVKSMSTTQFNHAPAQIFMNTGHQVIGRPSMGSWLSYGLGSDSKDLPAFVVLISGENNPDGGKSCWGSGFLPTTHQGVEFRSGADPVLFVSNPAGVDAQLRRASLDALKDLNGMRQASVGDPEIETRINAYELAYRMQTSVPELTDISDEPQAVHDLYGTQPGQTSFANNCLLARRLVERGVRFVQLYHRGWDTHGASFGDDVIEKLPHMCRQTDQAAAALVKDLKQRGLLDTTLVVWGGEFGRTPMNEARNGSKFLGRDHHPRAFTMWMAGGGIKPGITYGETDELGYNITKDPVEVHDLHATMLHLLGIDHEKLTYKFQGRDFRLTDVHGKVVKGLLA
- a CDS encoding PSD1 and planctomycete cytochrome C domain-containing protein, producing the protein MSTGLRWLPGAALVFATTTLAALWVGGDVVQSAQPAATIDFATQIEPLLREHCYECHGEKKARGKLRLHVRDLALKGGATGPLLVPGDSAKSYLLQRILGEGGEDRMPLDKDPLTAEQTGLIRAWIDQGATWPGGPATTATHTVEEHWAYVAPKKAAPPAVSQEAWVRTPVDRFVLARLDAEKLMPSHEASKETLLRRVSLDLTGLPPTIAELDAFLADARPDAYERVVDRLLASPHFGERWARPWLDLARYADSNGHEKDRLRSMWPYRDWVIEAFNADMPFDRFTVEQVAGDMLPGATRAQRIATGFHRNAMTNEEGGVDPDEALYEVQVDRVNTTATVWLGSTLACAQCHNHKYDPFSQKDYFRLMAFFANPAYRSETFGDGTRYFEGVLDLATPEQDATRSALRAQLKAAEEALATNTAERASAQARWEAEVRDAGKAWAALMPSHAAATNGTVLTVKDDGSVLASGPNPPNTTYTIQATTDATGVTGVRVEALLDPSLPKQGPGRDPYGHFRLTNVQVLAAPASDPTKRTPVAFTAVKADGNVSRGDLLGLTVATPKAYARLGNAWVVDAVREGWRVPFQLVLVPRAPIGHPGGTVLTVVLGHEDGTLGQGLGRFRVSTTTAKDPLLAVGVSARTRAVLDVPLSARTAAQARDLATQFREQSDLFEAERKEVARLKKALDDLKLPTALVMEEKPTFERPAIDFRERGAFTARGERVHANTPSSLPPLGDDLPPNRLGLARWLVRRDNPLTARVAVNRYWEALFGRGLVDTSEDFGTMGAPPSHPELLDWLGVDFMDQGWSVKRLLRTLVLSSTYRQDSTVAPALQARDPYNRLLARGPRFRMEAEMVRDVALAASGQLSTKIGGPSVFPPQPPNIWDNPYDNSRWIESTGENRVRRSLYTFHRRTAPFPMFTTFDGTSREFCTVRRVRTNTPLQALATLNDTGFFEYARALATRMRAEASPATVDARLTLGFRLVTSRLPTAQELARLRTFHAQARTRYAKVPGEAIEALGLKAGTALTPDQLDLAAWTMVGNVLLNLDETMTKG